The Humulus lupulus chromosome 4, drHumLupu1.1, whole genome shotgun sequence genome has a window encoding:
- the LOC133831117 gene encoding uncharacterized protein LOC133831117: MESNKTQPEMQSSIAKPPVTSCRKKKSEEASFLEDVKDHIDEFIHASMDEHKTCFKKTIQKMFGMSKIVADRTAEAEGVESSLPLKTTVGN; the protein is encoded by the exons ATGGAGTCAAATAAAACTCAGCCTGAAATGCAGTCATCCATCGCAAAACCACCTGTTACTTCTTGTCGGAAAAAGAAGAGCGAGGAAGCATCGTTCTTGGAAGATGTTAAGGATCACATTGATGAGTTCATCCATGCTTCCATGGATGAGCATAAAACATGCTTTAAGAAGACCATACAAAAG ATGTTTGGAATGTCGAAAATTGTTGCTGATAGGACTGCTGAAGCTGAAGGAGTTGAAAGTTCTCTGCCCCTTAAAACAACGGTGGGAAACTAG